One Arthrobacter sp. B3I4 genomic window, GCTGCGGATGGGGTTTTCCATCCGCATGTCGCGCATAATGACTCCGGCTTCGATCATGCGCAGGATCAGGTCGACGGTGCCCACCTTGAGCAGTGCCGTGGTCTCGGACATGTTTGAATCCCCCACGATCACATGCAGCCGCCGGTAAAACTCGGCGTCGGCGTGCGGCTCGTCGCGGGTGTTGATGATCGGCCGTGAGCGGGTGGTGGCGGAGGAGACGCCTTCCCAGATGTGGTCCGCCCGCTGGGAGAAAGCGAACGTGGCACCGTGGGGTGTCTTGAGGATCTTGCCGGCGCCCGCAATCAACTGCCGCGTGACGAGGAACGGGATGAGAATTTCAGCCAGCCGGGAGAACTCGCCGCGGCGGGGTATCAGGTAGTTCTCGTGGCTGCCGTAGGAGTTGCCGGCCGAGTCGGTGTTGTTCTTGAACAGGTAAACCGTTCCGTTGAATCCCTCGCCCCCGAGGCGTTCCTGCGCCTCGTCCACGAGGTCGTCCAGGATAAGCTCGCCGGCCCTGTCGTGGGCGATGAGCTGGGCCAGGTCGTCGCATTCGGCGGTGGCGTACTCGGGGTGCGAACCGACGTCCAGGTAAAGCCGGGAACCGTTGGTCAGGAACACGTTCGAGGAGCGGCCCCAGCTGACCACCTTGCGGAAGAGGTAGCGGGCCACCTCCTCCGGCGCCAGCGGCCGGGACTCCGGGCTGGAGTAGGAAATTCCGAATTCGGTTTCGATGCCGAAAATGCGCTTGTCCATCTCAACTCTCCTCAGCCAGCAATGCCGCTACGTCGGCGTCGTCGAGCCGGCGGAACGCCCGCCGCGTGCCGCGGCTGCTTTCCGAGCCGCGGTCCAGCACGGCGACTTCAACGGCCGACACGGGCAGCGTAGCGGTCTCCTTGTCGGCGACCAGGCCGGCCAGGGCCAGCCGGACCGCCCCGGCAAAATCAAGGTCACCGCGCCAGCCGTCGGCGACGGCTTCGGAGACCTTGTCGGCCTGGCCGCCCATCACAATGAATTCCTGTTCGTCCGCGATGGAACCGTCAAAGGTGAGCCGGTAGAGGTGGTCCGTTTTCGGGCCGGGACCCACTTCAGCGACTGCCAGTTCGACCTCGAACGGTTTCTGTTCGGCCGTGAACACTGCTCCCAGACTTTGTGCGTAGACGCTGGCCAGGCCCCGGGCGGTGACGTCCTCACGGTCGTAGGAGTAGCCGCGGACATCGGCGTACCGCACCCCGGCCTGGCGGAGGCTTTCAAATTCGTTGTATTTCCCGACGGCCGCGAAAGCAATCTTGTCGTAGATCTCACCGATTTTGTGCAGCGAGGGCGACGGGTTCTCGGCCACCAGGGCAATCCCGTCCCGGCAGCTGATCACCACCACTGAGCGGCCGCGGGCAATTCCTTTCCGGGCGAAGTCCGCCCGGTCCTTCATCAGCTGTTCGGGAGAGACATAGAACTGCTGGGTCATGTCAGGCCTCCCGCTGGGCCGCGGCCCGTGCTTCGATGATGGCGCCGGCCACGCCCGCGAGCTCGAGCTCAGGCACCCGCGCGGCACCGGCCCGGCTGACCGTGTAGACCACGGGCCACAATTGCCGGACCGGGTCCGGGCCGCCGGTGGCGGAGTCGTCGTCGGCGGCGTCGTACAGCGCTTCAACCGCCACCCGGACGGCCTCCGCTTCGGAGAGGTTGGGCCTCCACAGCTTTTTCAGCGCACCACGGGCGAACATGGAGCCCGAGCCGACCGTGTGGTGCTCCTGTTCCTCGTAGCGGCCGCCGGTGACGTCGTAGGAGAACAGCCTGCCGGTGCCGGTGGCCCGGTCGAAGCCTGCGAACAGCGGGATCACGGCGAGGCCCTGCATCGCCATGGGCAGGTTGCCGCGGATCATGGCGCCGAGCCGGTTGGCCTTGCCGTCCAGGCTCAGCTGGGTGCCTTCGATTTTTTCGTAGTGTTCCAGTTCGACCTGGAACAGCCGGGTGATGTCCAGCGCTACGCCGGCAGTCCCGGCGATCCCCAGGACGGAGTACTGGTCTGCGGGAAACACCTTCTCGATATGCCGGCTGGCAATGATGTTGCCCATGGTTGCGCGCCGGTCACCGGCCATCAGTACTCCCCCGGCGTAGGCCAGTGCGACGATGGTGGTGGCGTGCGGCGTCGGTGGCACCGGGGTTCCTGCACCGGTGCCGGGACCGCCGCCTGCGCCGGGCTGCAGGGCGTTGTAGGGCAACAGTTCGGGCCGTGAGCGTTGCAGGTGCTCGGTGAAGGATGACGTCGCGTTCGCCGCTACCTGGTTGGCTGATGTTTCCTGCACTGGTGCACTCCCTCAACGTAGTGGATCAACGGCTTTCGACGCTCAGCCCTGTGTCTGCTCAGTGGGTCTCCTAAGTGTGCTCCTCGCCTGCGCCGGTTCGGCGGGTGCGCCTACTGGCCGCCCTTTTGCACGAAGGCGCGGACGAACTCCTCGGCGTTGGATTCCAGGACACCGTCGATCTCGTCGAGCAGATCGTCCACCCCCTGGGTGGAGGCGGAAGCCTGGGCTTCGGGCGGCGCCGGCGGGGCGGCAACTTCCTCGTCGACTTCGGTGTCGCGGGACTGCGGCTGCTGCTGCTCCTGGCCTGCCATCATCTTCTCCTTGTCGCTGTCTGTCCCATCGTGCACAGGACATCCTGTAAGCCATATTGCCACGCCCGGGCCCCGCGCGGGGGTCTTTCCAGCTACGAACCGGGGCTTAGGCCCAACAGCTCAGCCAGGAACGGTCCGGCCTCCCGGTGCCGGGCGAACAAGCCGCCGGTGAGAGCCTCGGTGCCGCGCAGCGGTTCGCGTGTAGGTACCCGCTGAAGCTTGCCGCGGCCGGGCAAATCGAAGATCACGGAGTCCCAGCTTGCGCCCACCAGGTCCTTGCCGAAGCGGCTGACGCAGCGGCCGCGGAAGAAGGCCCTGGTGTCCGACGGCGGTTCCAGGACCGCGCGGGCGATGGCCCCGTCGTCGGCGATGCGCTGCATCCGGCCGCGGGCCAGCAGCCGGTGGTAGAGGCCCTTCTCGGGGCGGATGTCCGCCCATTGCAGGTCTACCAGTCCCAGCCGGGCGTCCGACCAGTCCAGTCCGTCCCGCTGCCGGTAACCCTCCAGCAGGGTGAGTTTTGCGAGCCATTCAACAGTTGAGGCGGCCGCCGCGCGGTCGCCGCCCAGTTCGGTCAAAGTCGCGGACCAGCGTTCCAGCACGGCGTGCGTGTGCCCGTCGCCGTCGACGGCGTCGGCGACCCCGGTGTCCTGCGCGAGCTTGGCGGCCGCTTCGAAGTACATCCACTGCAGGTCCAGCGCGGTGACGCGCCGGCCGTCGACCAGGCGCAGGGTGGCTGTCAGGGAGGTGTCGTGGCTGACCGTCTGGAGGGCCGCCACCGGCTCGTGGACTTCCACTTTCGGAGTAAGGCCCGCCTCGATCAGGCTGAGAACCATCGCCGTGCTGCCAAACTTGAGGAAGTTGGCTACCTGGCTCAGGTTCGCATCGCCGATGATGACGTGCAGCCGGCGGTACTTGTCCGCGGTGGCGTGCGGCTCGTCCCGGGTGTTGATGATGGGGCGCCGGATGGTGGTTTCGAGGCCGACTTCGGTTTCAAAGAAGTCGGCCCGCTGGCTGATCTGGTAACCGGGCCGGGAGCTGTCCTGGCCCAGGCCGACGCGGCCGGCGCCGCACATGATCTGGCGGGTGATGAAGAACGGTGTCAGGCCGCGGGCGATCTCGCCGAACGGCACCGAACGGGGCATCAGGTAGTTTTCGTGCGAGCCGTAGGACACGGATTTGTTGTCCGTGTTGTTTTTGTAGAGGTTGATCGGCGGGAGGTCCGGATCCGCGGCCAGCCGCCGGACCGCGGCAAGGGCCACCAGGTCTCCGGCAGCATCCCAGATGACGGCGTCGCGCGGGCTGGTGACTTCCGGGCTGGAGTACTCCGGGTGGGCGTGGTCGACGTAGAGCCGTGCGCCGTTGCCCAGCACCATGTTCATCAGCAGCGAGCCGGACTCATCCTCGCCGTCGTGGTCCAGTTCAGCGCGGCCGTAGGCCAGGGCGACGGCCTCGGCGTCGAGCACCGGGGGACGGTCGGTGAGCTGCTCTGGATCGGCCGAAGCCCGTTCCAGCGTCCAGCCGCGGGCATCGTGCAGCGGCTCTTCGTCGGTGTAGTCCCAGCGTGTCTCAGCACCTCCGGCGGCCCGCTGCCGGGTTACCTGGGCGTAGGCCTGGATGACGCGGGCGGACATCATGGTGGCGTTGGCGCCCGGTGCGGAGGGCGCGTGGATGCCGTACTCGGTCTCGGAGCCCATCACCCGCATCGCACCGCCGGTGGGAAGGCCTCCGGAACCGGCCGAAGGACCGGCCGTCACAGGTACTGGCCCGTGCTGGGCATCGTCTCGATGGACTTCCCGGGCTCCTGGCCGGCCTTACCTTGAACGATGGTGCGGATGTAGGTGATGCGTTCACCCTTCTTGCCCGAAATCCGTGCCCAGTCGTCGGGGTTCGTGGTGTTCGGCATGTCCTCGTGCTCACGGAACTCGTCCACCACGGCGTGCAGCAGATGGTCGATGCGCAGCCCCTTCTGGCCGGTGGTCAGCAGGTCCTTGATGGCGGATTTCTTGGCGCGGTCCACGACGTTCTGCACTACGGCACCGGAGTTGAAGTCCTTGAAGTACAGCATTTCGGTGTCGCCGTTGGCGTACGTCACCTCGAGGTACTCGTTGGACTTCTCGGTGGAGTACATGGCCTCCACCGTCCGCTGCACCATGGCATCCACGGTGGCCTGGATGTCGCCGTTGTGCTCGGCGAGGTCCGACTCGTGGAAGGGCAGGTCCCTGGTGATGTACTTGTTGAAGATGTCGGCCGCGGCTTCGGCGTCGGGACGCTGGATCTTGACCTTCACGTCCAGCCGCCCGGGCCGCAGGATGGCCGGATCGATCATGTCTTCGCGGTTGGACGCGCCGATCACGATGACGTTGTCCAGCCGCTCGACGCCGTCGATCTCACTGAGCAGCTGCGGCACGATGGTCGTTTCGACGTCCGACGAGATGCCGGTGCCGCGGGTGCGGAACAGTGAGTCCATCTCGTCGAAGAACACCACCACGGGGCTGCCCTCGGAGGCCTTCTCCCTGGCGCGGGCGAAGATCAGCCGGATGTGCCGTTCGGTTTCGCCGACGTACTTGTCCAGCAGTTCCGGTCCCTTGATGTTCAGGAAGTAGCTCTTCATGTCGGTCTTGCCGGCCCGTTCGGCGGCGCGGGCCGCCAAAGAATTGGCCACCGCCTTGGCGATCAGGGTCTTGCCGCAGCCCGGCGGGCCGTACAGCAGGATGCCCTTGGGGGCCTTGAGCCCGTGCTCCCGGTACAGGTCCGGGTGCAGGAACGGCAGTTCTACGGCGTCGCGGATCTGCTCGATCTGCGGTCCCAGGCCGCCGATGTCCTGGTAGGTGATGTCCGGGACTTCCTCGAGGACGAGGTTCTCGACCTCGGAACGGGGAATCTTCTCCAAGGCGTAGCCGGTGCGGGTGTCGACCGAGAGCGCGTCGCCCACGCGAAGCTTTTGCGCGAGCAGAGCCCCGGAGAGCCGGATGACCCGTTCTTCATCGGCCCGGCCCACCACGAGGGCGCGGTCCGAACCCAGCAGCTCCTTCAACGTGACAAGGTCCCCGGCGCGTTCATAGCCGAGCCCGGCAACCACCATCAGGGCCTCATTGAGCAGGACTTCCTGCCCGGCGGCGAGCTGGTTGATGTTCACGAGCGGGCTGATGCCCACCCTCATCTTGCGGCCGGCATTGAAGATGTCCACGGACTCTTCGGTGACGGCCTGGCCGCTGCCGGGGGCTGAGTGCCGCTTGGGGTTCAGCTGCAAAACGGTGCCGAAGCTGTACGGCGGCTGCCCCTCCTGGTCCAGGGCGTTTTTCAGCCGCAGGATCTCCGCTTTGGCCGTCTCGAGCATCCCGACGAGCTTGGCGTTGTTCTGCGTGGCCGCCGCGAGCTGGCGGTCGATGTGGCGGAGTTTGTCGCGCAGAATATTGACCTGCCGTTCCGCGACGGAAAGTTCGTTGGCCGCGTAACGCTCGGCGTCGGCCGTGCGCTCGGGCACACCGGCAGCGGCTACCGGAGCATCGTTGTCCGCGCCCGTGCGGCCGTGGTCGTTGTTCGGAGTCTCCATCATGCATCAGCCCCTTCAGTCCATCTATTAAGACCATAGCCCCAAGAGGGCGGGTGCTGCTGAAGACTTCCGAAATACGGACTAGTTCGTGACGTCCGGAGCGTCGACGACGTTCGTCCCGGCAAGCGCGTCGCGGGCCGCCCGCCGAAGCTTCTTATCGGACACCGCCCGTTCTCCCACCGCGCCGGGCGTCCAGGCATTGACATCCTCGGCGTCGAACTCGGTCTTGGAGGGCCGGCGCTTAACGGAGATGCCGGTGACGCCGTCGGCGAGCCTCCGGGTGACCAGCAGGAAGCCGGTGTGCGCCACCATCCGGTGGTCCGGGCGGACAGCCAGGCCTTCAAGGTGCCAGCCGCGGACCATGGATTCCCAGCCGTCCGGCTCCGTGAAACGGCCGTCGGCGCGGATGGCCTCGGCGGTGCGCGACAGCTGCGTCACGGTCGCGACGTAGTTGATCCAGACGCCGCCGGGCGCCAGCACGGTGGCCACGGCGTCGAGGCACTCCCAGGGGGCGAGCATGTCCAGCACCACGCGGTCCACCGAGCCAGGTTCTTCAGTCTGCAGGACCTGCTCCTGGAAGTCGCCGAGCGTGATCTGCCAGGCCGGGTGCGGGCCGCCGAAAATTGTCTCGACGTTGCCGCGGGCAATGTCGGCAAACTCGGCCCGCCGCTCGAAAGAGTGCAGGTAGCCGTTGTCCCCCACGGCACGCAGCAACGAGATGGACAGCGCGCCGGAACCGACGCCGGCTTCGACGACCCGGGCGCCCGGGAAGATGTCCGCCATCGTGACGATCTGCGCGGCGTCCTTGGGGTAGACCACGGCCGCGCCGCGCGGCATGGAGAGCACGAAGTCGGAGAGCAGCGGCCGCAGCGTCTGGTACTGCTGGCCGACATTGTTGACCACCACCGAGCCGTCCGGTTTCCCGATGATCTCGTCGTGGTTGAGGAAACCGCGGTGGGTGTGGAAGGCCCCGCCTGCCTCAAGGCTGATGGTGTTCATCCGGCCGCGCTCATCGGTGAGCTGCACCCGCTCACCCTCCCGGAACGGTCCGCGTCGCCGGTTGGCGCCGGTCGGTGCGGCCGCTGTTGCCGGGACGGCAGGCGCTGGGGCGGCAGCCGTGGCTGGGGCGCCATGTTCGGTGGCGCTGTCCACGCTGTCCACGCTGTTCCCTGCCGTGCTGTTCCCGGCGGTGGTGTTTCCCGCTGGCGTGCCGTCGGCGGCAGTGTCGTTCGCGGCAGTGTCGCTGCTCATGGAATGTTCCTCGCTCCTGTAAAGCTTCGGTTGCCGCGGATACGGCGGCGGGTAGCCGGCCGTGCCGGTGTGCCGGGGAATTCACGGCCGGCAGGTAACTCTACCGGTTTTCGTCCCGCTCATGGTTCTCACGGCGGCGCATGGCAGCGGTCCTAGCGCTCCGGCCGGGCGCCGGCGCGGCGGAGTTGGCGCTTGCCGGTGATGGTGTTCAGGACGGTGAGCTGGCGCAGCAGGCCGGTGATGGCTCCGGCGTCGTTGACCACCGCGTAGTCGGATCCTTCGAGCTGGGCGAGGTACGCGAGCAGTTCGGCGCCACGGTCGGAGTCCTTGACGTAGGCGCCGGCTGCGAGCGGGTAGGCCACCGCCGTTGCCGGGGTTCCGGGGGCCAGCTCGGGACGAACTTCCGCGGCGGATGATGCGTCGACGACCGCCACCGGCCGCCCGTCCTCGCTGCAGAGCAGGACCGCGGGCACGCCGGCCGGGGAGTGCCGCAGCACGTCCGCGACGCTGGCGGTATTGGGAAGGCCGACGGCGGGCTCGGCCAGTGCGGCCGCGTCGACCAGGTGCAGCCGGCTCCGGTACCGGGCCTGCTGGATGGAGGCTGTGGCGCCCAGCCAGAGGAAGCTTCCCACCAGGACCGTGATCAGCATCAGCGAGGTGTCCGGCCGGTTGCCGCTCAACAGGGGCAGCACCACGAACCAGACGGCGAGGGCGATGACGATGATCCTGCCGGCCCAGCCGGCCGCGATGGTGCCCCGCTCGTGGCTGCCGGTGGCCTTCCAGACCGCGGACTCCACCAACCGTCCGCCGTCGAGCGGCAGCCCGGGCAGGACGTTGAAGACGCCGATCAGGAGGTTGGCCCAGACAAAGATGTTCGCCAAGGGGTCCGCAAGGCCGGGAAGCGGGCCGGGCGCGACTACGAGCCAGCCCGCCCCGGCCAGGACCAAGTTCGCGGCCGGGCCGGCCATGGCCACCAGCACGGACTTCCCAGGCGAGGCGGTGAAGTTCTCGAACTGCGTGTGGCCGCCCCAGAGGTTCAGGACAATCTTGCTGGTGGGCCAGCGGTACAGCCGGGCGGTCAGGGCGTGAGCCAGTTCGTGGACCAGCACGGAGAGCAACAGCAGCACGGCGTACGCGAACGCAGCGAGGTAGGCGGTGGCCCCTGTCCCAGGGTAGTTATGGGTGAGGACCGGACCGTAGGCGACCACGGTGAATGCGGCGATGACGAACCACGAGTAGGCCAGGATGACGGGGATGCCAGCGATCCGGCCGAGCGGGATGCCGCCCCGCAGCGAGAACGGCTTGTCCTCGGCAGGCTTGTTGGTCCGCTGTCTTCCCGCTGCGCTGCCCGAGGGTTCAGTCATTGCGGCCACCGCCACTAAAGGGCGGGGGCGGCGCCGGGGCGGGTTCGTGGCGGAGCGTCAGGAGCTCTTCGAGGTCCGCAACAGTTCGCCCGGCCAAGGTCTCCCAGGTGGCGCGGCGCGGGTCGTGCGGCAGCGGAACAATGTGCGGAATGGCCACCGTGGCCACGCCGGACGCGACCGCCGCCGCAACCCCTGGAGCTGAGTCTTCGAGCGCGACGCAGTGCCGGTGCTCCAATTCCGGGTCGCTCTGCTGCAGGAGCTCCACGGCCGTCAGGTAGGCCTCGGGGTGCGGCTTGCCTTCCAGGACGGTGTCCCCGGTGACCAGGAATTCGAAATAAGGCTTGGGCAGGCTGGCGACGATTTCGCGGGCCAGCGGGGCCTCTGACATCGTCACGAGGGCGCAACGGATCCCTGCGGTGTGCAGCTCTTCCAGCAGTTCGCGGGCTCCGGGCCGCCACGGCACGGATTCCCGGACCAGGCTGACGACATGCCCGGTAAGGGTGTCGATGATCTCCCGGACTTCCAGCCCGACACCGGCCTCCTGCAGGATGCCGGCTGAGAACACCAGGGACTGGCCCACCAGCTGCATCGCCTTCTCGTGCGACCACTCGCCGCCGTGGGCTGCCACGAGGGCGTGTTCGGCTGCAATCCAATACTGTTCGGTGTCCACGATCGTGCCGTCCATGTCCCACAGCGCGGCTTTGAGCAGGGGCTGGGAAGCTGGCGATCGCATGCCCTCCAGTCTACGGTGCTGCGCCGGCGGGGCGCCCGGGGCTACGCCCGTGGCGAAGTTCAAGGGACTTGCGGCGCCCGCCTGCCTGCGCTCCCCCGGGTCTTCGTCGTAGGGTGAACACATGAATAGCTTCGAGCCAGAGTCCACGGAAACGGGCGCCGTGCCCGAGCCCGAGCGGCTGTTGCAGCCCGTGCCCGAGGGCCAGCGCATTACGGTAATGCTTGCGGCGTTCGAAGGCTGGAACGACGCCGGTGAAGCCGCGAGCGATGCCCTGCGCTACCTCAACAAGCTGTGGGGCGGGAAAAAGGTCGGTTCGATCGACGCCGACGAGTACTACGACTTCCAGTTCACCCGGCCCATGATCCGCCGCACGGCCGCGGGCGAGCGGAAGATCAAGTGGCCGTCGACCCGGATCTTCAAGGCCAGCGTCCCGGGCTCGAATGTGGATGTGATCTTCGTCCAGGGCACGGAGCCGTCCTACAAGTGGCGCGCCTACACAGCCGAACTGCTGGTCCACGCCGAAGCGCTGAAGGTCGATTACGTCATCCTGGTCGGCGCCCTGCTGGCCGATGTGCCCCACAGCCGGCCGATCCCGGTCAGCGCCTCGACGGACGACGCGGCCCTGCGCGAGCGGATGGATCTGGAAACTTCGCAGTACGAGGGGCCGGTCGGTATTGTCGGTGTGCTGGGGGAAGTGGCCCTGCTAGCCGGGTTGCCCACCATTTCGCTGTGGGCGGCGGTACCGCATTACGTGGCCCAGGCGCCGTCGCCGAAAGCCCAGCTGGCCCTGCTCCACCGGATCGAGGAACTGCTGCAGGTGCCACTGGACACCCAGGAACTGGTCGAGGACGCCGACGCCTGGGAACGGGGCGTTGACGAACTTGCTACCGAAGATCCCGAGATCGCCGCCTACGTGCGCCAACTCGAGGAAGCAAAGGACACCGTTGACCTGCCCGAGGCCAGCGGCGAATCAATTGCGCGCGAATTCGAGCGCTACCTCAAGCGCCGGGGCAAGGACAAGCCCTAAGAAGGGACACTTGCGGACGCTCGTCTGCCCAGGCGCTACGCAAGCGCTGGCGCCCCCGGAATTCCGGTATCGCCAGCGCTTTTTCGTGTCGCCGGGGAGTTTGCGCCTCGCCGGGGCCTGCCTAAAGTTCGACGCCGAGCAGCGCGTTGACGGCGTCGCCCACAAGGGCGGCGTCAGCGGCGGAAGCGGCGGAGGGCCCGGATGCAAGCGCGGCGGCAGCCCAGGCGTCCACGGCCGCGAGGGCGCGCGGGGCGTCCAGATCGTCGGAGAGGGCTGCCCGGAGCTCCTCGACGAGCGCTGCGCCCGAGCCCGACCGGGCCCGGTCCAGGGCTGAGCGCCAGCTGCGGAGCCGGTCCTTTGCCGCAGTGAATCCGTCCTCGGTCCAGGACCAGTCGCTCCGGTAGTGGTGCGCCAGAATCGCCAGCCGGATCGCGGCGGGTTCTTCGCCGGCAGCGCGCAGCTTGGACACCAGGACCAGGTTGCCCTTGGACTTGCTCATCTTTTCGCCGTCGAGACCCACCATGCCGGCGTGCGCGAAGTGCTTGGCCAGCGGGACGCCGGTCAGGGAGTAGGCGTGGCCCGCTCCCATTTCGTGGTGCGGGAAGACGAGGTCGGATCCGCCGCCTTGGACCGTGAAGGGCGCAGGCAGGTACTGCTGGGCGATGACGGTGCACTCGATGTGCCAACCCGGGCGGCCGTCGCCCAGTTCGCCGCCGGGCCAGCTCGGCTCACCTTCGCGGGCCACGCGCCAGAGCAGCGGGTCCAGCGCCTGCCGTTTGCCGCTGCGGCCGGGATCTCCGCCGCGCTCTGCGAACAGTTCGAGCATTTCGGCGTCGGACAGGTGCGAGACTGACCCCAAGGTCCAGGCGTCCCGGGCCTCCGCTGAGTGCTTGCCGGCCGCTTCGACGTCGTAGTAGACGTCGCCGTCGGACTCTCCAGCGGTACCGGAGACCCGGTACGCGAGGCCGCTGCGCACGAGAGATTCGATCGCGGGGACAATGCGCGGGATGGCCTCGACGGCGCCGACGTAGTTGTCGGGGGCCAGGACGTTCAGGGCTTCCATGTCGGTCTGGAACAGCTCGATCTGGCTCGCGGCGAGGTCACGCCAGTCCACGCCGGTGGCTGCTGCGCGCTCCAGCAGCGGATCGTCGACATCGGTGACGTTCTGGACGTAGGCAACCTGCTGCCGGCCGTCCCGCCAGGCCCGGTTGAGGAGGTCGAAGGCGACGTAACTGGCCGCATGTCCCATGTGGGTTGCGTCGTACGGGGTGATGCCACAGACGTACATGGACTGCTCCCCCGTCGCTTCAAGGGTGGCGAGGCCGCCCTGGGCGGTGTCGAAAAGTCGCAGCGCGGGCATGCGGCCCGGCAGCTGGGGAACAGGGCGGGAGGTCCAGGATTTCACCCTCCAAGCCTAGTGCTAGGCGCTGATGACATTGAAACCGAGCAGCAGATACAGCGCAAGGCCCAAGAAGATCCGGTACCAGACGAACAGGCGGTAGCTGCGGGTGGAGACGTACCGGAGGAACCAGCCGATGATGATGTAGCCCACCACGAAGGCAATCACCGTGGCGAGGCCGGTCTCGGGCAGGCCGTAGGGACCGGTGATCCCTTCCTTGCTGACCACCTTATACAGCTGGTACAGACCGCTGCCAAACACCGCCGGAATGGCCAGCAGGAAGGAGTACCGGGCTGCGGCTTCGCGGGTGTAACCCATCAGCAGGCCCGCGGTGATCGTGCCGCCGGAGCGGGATACCCCGGGGACCAGAGCCAGCGCTTGCGCCAGGCCGTAGAGGATGCCGTGCTTGTAGCTGAGCCTGGTAAGGTCGCGTTCCTGGCGGCCGACGGCGTCGGCGACGGCGAGAATCATGCCAAAGGCGATCAGCGTCGTGGCGACGATCCACAGGCTCCGGAGCACCGATTCGATCTGGTCCTGGAAGAGCAGGCCCAGCACGATGATGGGGAGGCTGCCCAGGATCACGAGCCAGCCCATGCGGACGTCGGGATCCTGCCGGGACACCTTGCCGGTGAGCGAGCCGAACCACGCTTTGACGATCCGCACAATGTCGCGCCAGAAGTAAACGATCACCGCGGTCTCGGTGCCCAGCTGGGTAATGGCTGTGAATGCTGCCCCGGGGTCTGCGGCGTCCGGCAGGAACGCCCCCACGATCCGCAGGTGGGCGCTTGAGGAGATGGGGAGGAATTCTGTCAGTCCCTGCACAAGGCCCAGAAAGGCCGCTTCTAACCAGTTCACGCTTATAGACCCTACGTTATGGAGTTCCGAAGCATCGTAAGCTTGCAGGCATGCAGCAGCGTTATGTCGGCAACAGTGGTTTGCGTGTCTCGTCCGTGTCCCTTGGCACCATGTCGTGGGCCGGTGAGACCGATGAGCAGGATGCCTCGGCCTTGCTCCGGGCGTTCCTCGACGGAGGCGGTACGCTCATCGACACCGCGGCCTCCTATGCCGGCGGCCGGGCTGAGGCAATGCTCGGCAGCATGCTCGGCGACGTCGTCGCCCGCTCCGAAGTTGTGGTCTCCACCAAGGCCGGACTG contains:
- the prcB gene encoding proteasome subunit beta produces the protein MQETSANQVAANATSSFTEHLQRSRPELLPYNALQPGAGGGPGTGAGTPVPPTPHATTIVALAYAGGVLMAGDRRATMGNIIASRHIEKVFPADQYSVLGIAGTAGVALDITRLFQVELEHYEKIEGTQLSLDGKANRLGAMIRGNLPMAMQGLAVIPLFAGFDRATGTGRLFSYDVTGGRYEEQEHHTVGSGSMFARGALKKLWRPNLSEAEAVRVAVEALYDAADDDSATGGPDPVRQLWPVVYTVSRAGAARVPELELAGVAGAIIEARAAAQREA
- a CDS encoding ubiquitin-like protein Pup encodes the protein MAGQEQQQPQSRDTEVDEEVAAPPAPPEAQASASTQGVDDLLDEIDGVLESNAEEFVRAFVQKGGQ
- the arc gene encoding proteasome ATPase; this encodes METPNNDHGRTGADNDAPVAAAGVPERTADAERYAANELSVAERQVNILRDKLRHIDRQLAAATQNNAKLVGMLETAKAEILRLKNALDQEGQPPYSFGTVLQLNPKRHSAPGSGQAVTEESVDIFNAGRKMRVGISPLVNINQLAAGQEVLLNEALMVVAGLGYERAGDLVTLKELLGSDRALVVGRADEERVIRLSGALLAQKLRVGDALSVDTRTGYALEKIPRSEVENLVLEEVPDITYQDIGGLGPQIEQIRDAVELPFLHPDLYREHGLKAPKGILLYGPPGCGKTLIAKAVANSLAARAAERAGKTDMKSYFLNIKGPELLDKYVGETERHIRLIFARAREKASEGSPVVVFFDEMDSLFRTRGTGISSDVETTIVPQLLSEIDGVERLDNVIVIGASNREDMIDPAILRPGRLDVKVKIQRPDAEAAADIFNKYITRDLPFHESDLAEHNGDIQATVDAMVQRTVEAMYSTEKSNEYLEVTYANGDTEMLYFKDFNSGAVVQNVVDRAKKSAIKDLLTTGQKGLRIDHLLHAVVDEFREHEDMPNTTNPDDWARISGKKGERITYIRTIVQGKAGQEPGKSIETMPSTGQYL
- a CDS encoding tRNA (adenine-N1)-methyltransferase, yielding MSSDTAANDTAADGTPAGNTTAGNSTAGNSVDSVDSATEHGAPATAAAPAPAVPATAAAPTGANRRRGPFREGERVQLTDERGRMNTISLEAGGAFHTHRGFLNHDEIIGKPDGSVVVNNVGQQYQTLRPLLSDFVLSMPRGAAVVYPKDAAQIVTMADIFPGARVVEAGVGSGALSISLLRAVGDNGYLHSFERRAEFADIARGNVETIFGGPHPAWQITLGDFQEQVLQTEEPGSVDRVVLDMLAPWECLDAVATVLAPGGVWINYVATVTQLSRTAEAIRADGRFTEPDGWESMVRGWHLEGLAVRPDHRMVAHTGFLLVTRRLADGVTGISVKRRPSKTEFDAEDVNAWTPGAVGERAVSDKKLRRAARDALAGTNVVDAPDVTN
- the prcA gene encoding proteasome subunit alpha, which gives rise to MTQQFYVSPEQLMKDRADFARKGIARGRSVVVISCRDGIALVAENPSPSLHKIGEIYDKIAFAAVGKYNEFESLRQAGVRYADVRGYSYDREDVTARGLASVYAQSLGAVFTAEQKPFEVELAVAEVGPGPKTDHLYRLTFDGSIADEQEFIVMGGQADKVSEAVADGWRGDLDFAGAVRLALAGLVADKETATLPVSAVEVAVLDRGSESSRGTRRAFRRLDDADVAALLAEES
- the dop gene encoding depupylase/deamidase Dop, which produces MRVMGSETEYGIHAPSAPGANATMMSARVIQAYAQVTRQRAAGGAETRWDYTDEEPLHDARGWTLERASADPEQLTDRPPVLDAEAVALAYGRAELDHDGEDESGSLLMNMVLGNGARLYVDHAHPEYSSPEVTSPRDAVIWDAAGDLVALAAVRRLAADPDLPPINLYKNNTDNKSVSYGSHENYLMPRSVPFGEIARGLTPFFITRQIMCGAGRVGLGQDSSRPGYQISQRADFFETEVGLETTIRRPIINTRDEPHATADKYRRLHVIIGDANLSQVANFLKFGSTAMVLSLIEAGLTPKVEVHEPVAALQTVSHDTSLTATLRLVDGRRVTALDLQWMYFEAAAKLAQDTGVADAVDGDGHTHAVLERWSATLTELGGDRAAAASTVEWLAKLTLLEGYRQRDGLDWSDARLGLVDLQWADIRPEKGLYHRLLARGRMQRIADDGAIARAVLEPPSDTRAFFRGRCVSRFGKDLVGASWDSVIFDLPGRGKLQRVPTREPLRGTEALTGGLFARHREAGPFLAELLGLSPGS
- the pafA gene encoding Pup--protein ligase, yielding MDKRIFGIETEFGISYSSPESRPLAPEEVARYLFRKVVSWGRSSNVFLTNGSRLYLDVGSHPEYATAECDDLAQLIAHDRAGELILDDLVDEAQERLGGEGFNGTVYLFKNNTDSAGNSYGSHENYLIPRRGEFSRLAEILIPFLVTRQLIAGAGKILKTPHGATFAFSQRADHIWEGVSSATTRSRPIINTRDEPHADAEFYRRLHVIVGDSNMSETTALLKVGTVDLILRMIEAGVIMRDMRMENPIRSIREISHDLTGRAVVRLANGRQLTALEIQREYLNKVTEFVADRGAHNAHVPLILDLWERTLDAIESGNTSTIDTEVDWAIKKKLMDNYCRRHGLEFDAPRVAQLDLTYHDISRSRGLFYLLQARGAARRVVDDTAVKDAVDAPPQTTRAKLRGDFVRRAQELGRDYTVDWVHLKLNDRAHQTILCKDPFRSVDDRVDALLDSMG